One genomic region from Ornithinimicrobium flavum encodes:
- the ispG gene encoding flavodoxin-dependent (E)-4-hydroxy-3-methylbut-2-enyl-diphosphate synthase: protein MTAGVPISLGMPSAPPPVLAPRRPTRKIRVGKVEVGGDAPISVQSMTTTPTTDINATLQQIAELTATGCDIVRVACPSQDDAEALPAIARKSQIPVIADIHFQPKYVFAAIDAGCAAVRVNPGNIRKFDDQVKEIARAAKDAGVSIRIGVNAGSLDPRLLEKYGKATPEALVESAVWEASLFEEHDFHDFKISVKHNDPVVMVRAYEMLSERGDWPLHLGVTEAGPAFQGTIKSSVAFGALLSKGIGDTIRVSLSAPPVEEVKVGNQILQSLNLRPRKLEIVSCPSCGRAQVDVYTLADQVTAGLEGLEVPLRVAVMGCVVNGPGEAREADLGVASGNGKGQIFVKGEVIKTVPESQIVETLIEEAMRIAEEMGEPVDGDGAPASPTVTVG, encoded by the coding sequence ATGACAGCTGGTGTCCCCATCTCCCTCGGCATGCCCTCGGCCCCGCCCCCGGTCCTCGCCCCCCGGCGACCCACTCGCAAGATCCGGGTCGGCAAGGTGGAGGTCGGGGGGGACGCCCCCATCTCGGTGCAGTCCATGACGACCACGCCCACCACCGACATCAACGCCACGCTGCAGCAGATCGCCGAGCTCACGGCCACGGGCTGCGACATCGTGCGGGTCGCGTGCCCGAGCCAGGACGACGCCGAGGCGCTGCCGGCCATCGCCCGCAAGTCCCAGATCCCGGTCATCGCGGACATCCACTTCCAGCCCAAGTACGTCTTCGCCGCGATCGACGCCGGCTGCGCCGCGGTGCGGGTCAACCCCGGCAACATCCGCAAGTTCGACGACCAGGTCAAGGAGATCGCCCGCGCGGCCAAGGACGCCGGGGTCTCCATCCGGATCGGCGTCAACGCCGGGTCCCTGGACCCCCGGCTGCTGGAGAAGTACGGCAAGGCCACGCCGGAGGCGCTCGTGGAGTCCGCCGTGTGGGAGGCCAGCCTCTTCGAGGAGCACGACTTCCACGACTTCAAGATCTCGGTCAAGCACAACGACCCGGTCGTCATGGTGCGGGCCTACGAGATGCTCTCCGAGCGGGGGGACTGGCCCCTGCACCTGGGCGTCACCGAGGCCGGGCCTGCCTTCCAGGGCACCATCAAGTCCTCCGTGGCCTTCGGCGCCCTGCTGTCCAAGGGCATCGGCGACACCATCCGTGTCTCCCTCTCGGCGCCCCCGGTCGAGGAGGTCAAGGTCGGCAACCAGATCCTGCAGAGCCTGAACCTGCGGCCGCGCAAGCTGGAGATCGTCTCCTGCCCGTCCTGCGGCCGGGCCCAGGTCGACGTCTACACCCTCGCCGACCAGGTCACCGCCGGGCTCGAGGGCCTGGAGGTGCCGCTGCGGGTCGCCGTCATGGGGTGCGTCGTCAACGGCCCGGGCGAGGCTCGCGAGGCCGACCTGGGCGTCGCCTCGGGCAACGGCAAGGGCCAGATCTTCGTCAAGGGCGAGGTCATCAAGACGGTGCCCGAGAGCCAGATCGTGGAGACCCTCATCGAGGAGGCCATGCGGATCGCCGAGGAGATGGGGGAGCCCGTCGACGGCGACGGCGCCCCCGCGTCCCCGACGGTCACCGTCGGCTGA
- a CDS encoding M50 family metallopeptidase, with protein MLYLVGVLVIALGIALSIALHEIGHLLPAKLFKVRTTQYMVGFGPTLWSTRRGETEYGVKAVPLGGYVRMVGMFPPRPQDGGRLRAGSSNPFHQMIEQARADSLEEVRPEDHDRVFYRLPVWKRIIVMAGGPLMNLAISAVLVTLMLTMHGLPTVLTTVSSVSDCVVTGTEDTGCEGRPAAPARAAGLEVGDTVVAVNGTPVEDWGQATYLIQNSGERATFLVERDGARRTLTADLAETEGYLRAPDGTLVLDPDGDPVLGPVKFFGASGTFDYVPQPASEAPAVVGEMFTGTARIVLTLPQRLVDVAEAAFSSQERDPEGPMSVVGVGRVGGEIAQDGLTEGDTLVDRWWFLVSLIASLNMALFVFNLIPLLPLDGGHIVGALWEGVKKAFARVTGRPAPGPVDTAAALPVAYVVAVALLGMGVLLIYADIVKPIRLT; from the coding sequence ATGCTCTACCTCGTCGGGGTGCTCGTCATCGCCCTCGGCATCGCGCTCTCCATCGCGCTGCACGAGATCGGCCACCTGCTGCCCGCCAAGCTGTTCAAGGTGCGGACCACCCAGTACATGGTCGGCTTCGGCCCCACCCTGTGGTCGACGCGGCGGGGGGAGACGGAGTACGGCGTCAAGGCGGTCCCGCTCGGCGGCTACGTGCGGATGGTGGGGATGTTCCCGCCCCGTCCCCAGGACGGCGGGCGGTTGCGTGCCGGCAGCTCCAACCCCTTCCACCAGATGATCGAGCAGGCGCGCGCGGACTCCCTGGAGGAGGTCCGGCCCGAGGACCACGACCGGGTCTTCTACCGCCTGCCGGTGTGGAAGCGCATCATCGTCATGGCCGGCGGACCGCTGATGAACCTCGCGATCAGCGCCGTGCTCGTCACCCTGATGCTGACGATGCACGGTCTGCCGACCGTCCTGACGACGGTCAGCTCGGTCTCGGACTGCGTCGTGACCGGCACCGAGGACACCGGGTGCGAGGGTCGGCCCGCGGCGCCGGCCAGGGCGGCGGGGCTGGAGGTGGGCGACACCGTCGTGGCGGTCAACGGCACCCCGGTCGAGGACTGGGGCCAGGCCACCTACCTGATCCAGAACTCCGGGGAGCGCGCCACCTTCCTGGTGGAGCGGGACGGCGCACGCCGGACCCTGACGGCCGACCTCGCCGAGACGGAGGGCTACCTGCGGGCGCCGGACGGCACGCTCGTCCTGGACCCGGACGGTGACCCGGTCCTGGGTCCGGTCAAGTTCTTCGGGGCCAGCGGCACCTTCGACTACGTCCCCCAGCCGGCCAGCGAGGCACCGGCCGTCGTCGGGGAGATGTTCACCGGGACCGCCCGGATCGTCCTCACCCTGCCGCAGCGGCTGGTGGACGTCGCCGAGGCGGCGTTCAGCTCGCAGGAGCGGGACCCCGAAGGTCCGATGTCGGTCGTGGGGGTCGGACGGGTCGGCGGCGAGATCGCCCAGGACGGCCTGACCGAGGGGGACACCCTCGTGGACCGGTGGTGGTTCCTCGTCTCGCTCATCGCCTCCCTCAACATGGCGCTGTTCGTCTTCAACCTCATCCCGCTCCTGCCGCTGGACGGTGGGCACATCGTGGGGGCCCTGTGGGAAGGGGTGAAGAAGGCCTTCGCCCGCGTCACCGGTCGGCCCGCGCCCGGCCCGGTGGACACGGCCGCCGCGCTGCCCGTCGCCTACGTCGTGGCGGTGGCGCTGCTGGGGATGGGCGTGCTGCTCATCTACGCCGACATCGTCAAGCCGATCCGGCTCACCTGA
- a CDS encoding GNAT family N-acetyltransferase: MSPDPIRRETARHAVWDEVCDAFHLLDRQDLSVVQEVLPAGTVTEPHAHQRSRQFFYVLSGTATVVLGRRELTLEVGDGIEVPARTGHHVRNEGAHDLELLVISAPRVGGGQHGRGSARRTLGRDRGGVLVASHLRRTRRSDLAQVVSFEEAQDTQQFLGEGGLEWHQGVLGDPDMEHWVLVDRLDRVVAFGILAGLSRPDVVEIRRMVVAPEGRGQGLGRLLLRSLLEQALASPRVQRVWLDVSADNTRARSLYRALGFRERPAPPDATLLENGVYMEWSGAAATRTR, from the coding sequence ATGAGTCCAGACCCGATCCGCAGGGAGACCGCGCGGCACGCGGTCTGGGACGAGGTCTGCGACGCCTTCCACCTCCTGGACCGGCAGGACCTGTCGGTGGTGCAGGAGGTGCTGCCCGCGGGCACGGTCACCGAGCCGCACGCCCACCAGCGGTCGCGCCAGTTCTTCTACGTCCTGTCCGGCACGGCGACGGTCGTCCTCGGCCGGCGGGAGCTCACGCTGGAGGTCGGTGACGGCATCGAGGTCCCCGCCCGCACGGGGCACCACGTGCGCAACGAGGGCGCCCACGACCTGGAGCTGCTCGTCATCAGCGCGCCCCGGGTGGGCGGGGGGCAGCACGGCCGCGGCTCGGCCCGCCGCACGCTGGGGCGCGACCGGGGCGGGGTGCTCGTGGCGAGCCACCTGCGACGCACCCGGCGCAGCGACCTGGCGCAGGTCGTCTCCTTCGAGGAGGCGCAGGACACCCAGCAGTTCCTCGGGGAGGGTGGGCTGGAGTGGCACCAGGGGGTGCTGGGCGACCCCGACATGGAGCACTGGGTCCTCGTGGACCGGCTGGACCGGGTCGTGGCCTTCGGCATCCTCGCCGGGCTCTCCCGGCCCGACGTCGTGGAGATCCGACGCATGGTCGTCGCGCCCGAGGGCCGCGGCCAGGGTCTGGGGCGGCTGCTGCTCCGGTCCCTCCTGGAGCAGGCGCTCGCCAGCCCCAGGGTCCAGCGGGTGTGGCTCGACGTGAGCGCGGACAACACCCGGGCGCGCAGCCTCTACCGCGCGCTCGGTTTCCGCGAGCGGCCGGCGCCCCCGGACGCCACCCTGCTCGAGAACGGCGTCTACATGGAGTGGTCGGGCGCGGCCGCGACCCGGACGCGGTGA
- a CDS encoding WXG100 family type VII secretion target, whose translation MGYAVGVDGDQVDAAAARLAEVARELSAAGEALAGALRSVADATAAGALASAATGAAPRWRGGMGAVAEHGAGLARATSAAADAYRAVERRCTQGWAGPGGGGTRWGR comes from the coding sequence ATGGGGTATGCCGTGGGCGTGGACGGTGACCAGGTCGACGCCGCGGCGGCCCGGCTGGCCGAGGTCGCCCGGGAGCTGAGCGCGGCGGGCGAGGCGTTGGCCGGGGCGCTGCGGTCGGTGGCCGACGCGACCGCGGCGGGTGCGCTCGCCTCCGCGGCGACTGGAGCCGCCCCCCGCTGGCGGGGCGGCATGGGGGCGGTCGCCGAGCACGGCGCCGGCCTGGCGCGGGCCACCTCGGCCGCGGCGGACGCCTACCGTGCGGTGGAGAGGCGATGCACCCAGGGATGGGCCGGGCCCGGTGGGGGCGGGACCCGATGGGGCCGGTGA